The Candidatus Methylomirabilota bacterium nucleotide sequence AGGGTGGGCCAGTAGCGGGTGCGAAAGCGTTTCCAGGCGGCAAAGTCGTTATCGAGGGCGACCGGGTAGGCGATCCCCAACTCCTGGCAGGCGGCCCTCACCTTGTCCAGGGGTCTCTCCCATGGGAACTCCGGTGAGTGGATTCCGATGACGACGAGACCTCGGGGGCCGAATCGCTGATGCCAATCCACCAACTGGGGGA carries:
- a CDS encoding redoxin domain-containing protein; its protein translation is PQLVDWHQRFGPRGLVVIGIHSPEFPWERPLDKVRAACQELGIAYPVALDNDFAAWKRFRTRYWPTLHLIDKQGIIRFTRIGEGGYAEMEATLRRLLDED